The window AGCTCTGGAAAAATTGAATTTCAGTAGTAACAACGCCTACTTGCCTGATGAATTATTCTCTACAGAAGCCCTGTCGAACCCTAAGGTTCTCATCATTTTAATAACAGGAGGGATTTTAGTAGGTTTTGGTGCCCGATATGCCGGCGGGTGTACTTCCGGGCATGCTATATCAGGATTAAGTAATTTTCAAAAGGGATCGCTGATTGCCGTAATCGGGTTTTTTATAGGTGGTTTGATAATGGTTCATTTGTTATATCCATTAATTTTTTAAACAGGTATGAAGAAATTGTTATATATTATAATTGGTTTAGTATTCGGAATTGTTCTGTACAAATCTGAGGCAGCCTCCTGGTTTAGAATATATGAAATGTTTCGTTTTGAAGCCTTTCATATGTACGGAATTATAGGGACAGCACTGGTTTTTGGAAGCTTCTTTGTATGGAGTATCAAGAGGTTTAAAATTAAATCTTTTGACGGAAAACCGATAGCCATAGAACCGAAAGACAGTTCTTTTAAGCGGAACCTTTTCGGGGGAATTATATTTGGGTTGGGTTGGGCTCTGGTTGGAGCGTGTCCCGGACCATTGTTTGTATTGATTGGCGCAGGATATGTGCCGGTATTCCTGGTTTTAATTTCAGCAGTTTTCGGTACTTTTTTATACGGAATACTTAAAGATAAATTGCCACATTAGAAGATCTATGATACCATCATTTGATAAATTACACAATCGGTTTAAGTTGAATGGTCATCATTACAACAGGGAAGAATTAGTAGAAGCTGCATATAGTTTTGTAAAGGAAGGAGCAGAGTATGAAAATATAATAGGTGATTTTCTTTTAGACTGGTTAAGTGCTTCAGATGAGGTTTCGGTGCATACCTCCGGGTCTACAGGAACACCAAAACAAATCAGCTTAAAAAAAAAGCATATGGTTAATTCAGCCATTGCCACCGGAGATTTTTTTGGATTGAAGCCCGGGAATACTAGTTTATTATGCTTGCCTGCCAACTATATAGCAGGTAAAATGATGTTGGTAAGGGCTATGATCCTGGGATTAGAAATAGAATGTGTCGAACCCGGTTTGCAGCCTATAAAGAATATAGAAAAACACTACGACTTTGTACCCATGATTCCGGCGCAAGTAGAAAATTCACTCGATAAAATTGAATTAATAGATCAGGTTATCATTGGAGGTGCGGCTGTAGGGAAACAATTGTTTAATAAT of the Zhouia spongiae genome contains:
- a CDS encoding DUF6691 family protein, whose protein sequence is MKKLLYIIIGLVFGIVLYKSEAASWFRIYEMFRFEAFHMYGIIGTALVFGSFFVWSIKRFKIKSFDGKPIAIEPKDSSFKRNLFGGIIFGLGWALVGACPGPLFVLIGAGYVPVFLVLISAVFGTFLYGILKDKLPH